In Bacillus cytotoxicus NVH 391-98, the following are encoded in one genomic region:
- the secY gene encoding preprotein translocase subunit SecY codes for MFRTISNFMRVAEIRRKIFFTLAMLIVFRIGTFIPVPFTNGDVLKAQDQLNALGILNTFGGGALKNFSIFAMGIMPYITASIIVQLLQMDVVPKFAEWSKQGEMGRRKLTQFTRYFTIVLAFIQAFGMSIGFNGMVGGQLILNPGWGTYLYIATVLTAGTAFLMWLGEQITAKGVGNGISILIFAGIAAAIPNVLSQVYLQQFQNVGDQLFMSIVKVVLILLAVLAVVVGVIYIQQAVRKIPIQYAKRVTGGNGSYAGAQNTHLPLKVNSAGVIPVIFAVSFLITPPTIAQFFPKHDISQWIIANFNYSHPVGMIVYVALIVAFTYFYAFVQVNPEQMSENLNKQGGYVPGIRPGKNTEQYLTKILYRLTFVGSIFLAAIAILPVIFTKLGNLPPSAQIGGTSMLIVVGVALETMKQLESQLVKRHYKGFIKQ; via the coding sequence ATGTTTCGTACAATCTCCAACTTTATGCGCGTTGCTGAGATAAGACGTAAAATATTTTTCACTTTAGCGATGTTAATCGTTTTTAGAATTGGCACGTTTATCCCAGTGCCATTTACAAATGGAGACGTACTAAAAGCACAAGATCAGTTAAATGCATTAGGAATCCTAAATACATTTGGCGGTGGAGCTTTGAAAAATTTCTCCATCTTTGCGATGGGAATCATGCCGTATATCACAGCATCCATCATCGTGCAGTTATTGCAGATGGATGTTGTTCCTAAATTTGCGGAATGGTCAAAACAAGGCGAAATGGGTCGTCGTAAATTAACGCAATTCACGCGTTATTTTACAATTGTTCTTGCTTTTATTCAGGCGTTTGGTATGTCAATCGGTTTTAACGGTATGGTAGGTGGACAGTTAATTTTGAATCCAGGTTGGGGAACTTATTTATACATTGCAACGGTACTAACTGCTGGTACTGCATTTTTAATGTGGTTAGGTGAACAGATTACAGCTAAAGGTGTAGGTAATGGTATTTCCATCTTAATCTTTGCTGGTATTGCCGCGGCGATCCCAAATGTATTATCACAAGTTTACTTACAACAGTTTCAAAATGTCGGAGATCAACTGTTCATGAGTATCGTTAAAGTCGTATTGATTTTACTAGCTGTGTTAGCAGTGGTTGTGGGTGTTATTTACATCCAGCAAGCTGTTAGAAAGATCCCAATTCAATATGCGAAGCGTGTAACAGGAGGAAATGGTAGTTATGCTGGAGCACAAAACACACATTTACCACTTAAGGTAAATAGTGCGGGTGTTATTCCAGTAATTTTTGCTGTTTCGTTCTTGATTACGCCTCCAACTATTGCACAGTTCTTCCCAAAACACGATATATCGCAGTGGATTATCGCAAACTTTAACTATTCTCACCCTGTGGGAATGATTGTATATGTAGCGCTCATAGTGGCTTTCACATATTTCTATGCATTTGTTCAAGTTAATCCAGAGCAAATGTCAGAGAACCTAAACAAGCAAGGTGGATATGTTCCAGGTATTCGTCCGGGTAAGAATACAGAACAATATCTAACAAAAATCTTGTATCGTTTGACCTTTGTAGGATCTATTTTCCTAGCAGCGATTGCAATCCTTCCAGTTATCTTTACGAAACTGGGAAATCTTCCGCCGTCTGCACAGATTGGTGGAACGAGTATGTTGATCGTTGTCGGCGTTGCTTTAGAAACAATGAAGCAGCTAGAAAGCCAACTGGTAAAACGCCATTACAAAGGGTTTATCAAACAGTGA
- a CDS encoding adenylate kinase, whose product MNLILMGLPGAGKGTQAEQIVAKYNIPHISTGDMFRAAMKAETELGLQAKSFIDKGALVPDEVTIGIVRERLSQEDCKKGFLLDGFPRTVAQASALEEIMKDLGKKIDYVLNINVDSGLLLKRLTGRRICKECGATYHLEFNPPAKADVCDKCGGELYQRSDDNEETVANRLEVNIKQTKPLLDFYEELGYLQSINGEQDINKVFADIDVLIGGLA is encoded by the coding sequence ATGAACTTAATTCTAATGGGGCTTCCTGGTGCTGGTAAAGGTACACAAGCCGAACAGATTGTTGCCAAGTATAACATCCCTCACATTTCAACAGGTGATATGTTCCGTGCAGCTATGAAGGCTGAAACTGAACTTGGTTTGCAAGCTAAATCTTTTATTGATAAAGGAGCGCTTGTTCCAGATGAGGTTACAATCGGAATCGTTCGTGAACGTTTGAGTCAAGAAGACTGCAAGAAAGGTTTCTTGCTAGATGGGTTCCCACGAACAGTTGCACAAGCATCTGCGCTTGAAGAAATTATGAAAGATCTTGGCAAAAAAATCGACTATGTTTTAAACATTAATGTGGATTCAGGATTGCTGTTAAAACGTCTTACAGGCCGTCGCATTTGTAAAGAGTGCGGTGCGACTTACCACTTAGAATTCAATCCGCCAGCAAAAGCTGACGTATGTGATAAATGTGGTGGCGAATTATATCAACGCTCTGATGACAATGAAGAGACTGTAGCAAATCGTTTAGAAGTAAACATTAAGCAAACAAAACCATTGCTTGATTTCTACGAGGAGCTGGGTTACTTACAAAGCATTAATGGTGAGCAAGATATCAATAAAGTATTTGCTGATATCGATGTTCTCATCGGAGGCTTAGCGTAA
- the map gene encoding type I methionyl aminopeptidase: protein MIICKTPREIEIMREAGKVVALTHQELKKHIAPGITTKELDQIAEKTIRKYGATPSFKGYNGFPGSICASVNEELVHGIPGKRKLQEGDIISIDIGAKYNGYHGDSAWTYPVGNISESVQKLLDVTEKSLYLGLEQVKPGERLSNVSHAIQTYVEENGLSIVREYVGHGIGQDLHEDPQIPHYGPPNQGPRLKPGMVICIEPMVNQGRRYVKTLSDDWTVVTVDGKWCAHFEHTIALTEAGYEILTTL, encoded by the coding sequence ATGATCATTTGCAAAACTCCTCGCGAGATAGAAATCATGCGAGAGGCTGGCAAGGTCGTTGCTTTAACTCATCAAGAGTTGAAAAAGCATATTGCTCCAGGAATTACAACGAAAGAGCTCGATCAAATAGCGGAAAAGACGATTCGAAAATATGGTGCTACGCCATCTTTTAAAGGATACAACGGATTTCCGGGAAGCATATGTGCTTCTGTAAATGAAGAGCTTGTACACGGGATTCCAGGAAAGCGCAAGCTCCAAGAAGGCGATATCATCAGTATCGATATTGGTGCGAAATACAATGGATATCATGGAGATTCTGCATGGACGTATCCAGTAGGAAACATTTCTGAATCTGTTCAAAAGCTACTTGATGTCACAGAAAAATCGTTGTATCTTGGTTTAGAACAAGTAAAACCAGGCGAAAGATTATCTAACGTCTCACATGCGATTCAAACGTATGTTGAAGAGAATGGGTTGTCGATCGTTCGGGAGTATGTTGGTCACGGAATCGGGCAAGACTTACATGAGGATCCGCAAATTCCGCACTATGGTCCACCAAATCAAGGCCCTAGATTAAAGCCGGGAATGGTCATCTGTATTGAACCGATGGTGAACCAAGGAAGACGATATGTAAAAACACTATCTGATGACTGGACAGTGGTAACGGTAGATGGTAAATGGTGTGCCCATTTTGAGCACACGATTGCTCTTACAGAAGCAGGATACGAAATCCTTACCACTTTATAA
- the infA gene encoding translation initiation factor IF-1: protein MAKDDVIEVEGTVLETLPNAMFKVELENGHVVLAHVSGKIRMNFIRILPGDKVTVELSPYDLNRGRITYRFK, encoded by the coding sequence ATGGCGAAAGATGATGTAATTGAAGTCGAAGGTACCGTTCTTGAAACGTTGCCAAATGCTATGTTCAAAGTAGAATTAGAGAATGGGCATGTCGTATTGGCTCACGTTTCTGGTAAAATCCGTATGAACTTCATTCGTATTTTACCAGGAGACAAAGTTACGGTAGAATTATCTCCGTACGATTTAAATCGTGGTCGTATTACGTACCGCTTTAAATAA
- the rpmJ gene encoding 50S ribosomal protein L36, with the protein MKVRPSVKPICEKCKVIRRRGKVMVICENPKHKQKQG; encoded by the coding sequence ATGAAAGTAAGACCGTCAGTTAAACCAATCTGCGAAAAATGTAAAGTTATTCGTAGACGTGGAAAAGTAATGGTTATTTGTGAAAACCCTAAACATAAACAAAAACAAGGTTAA
- the rpsM gene encoding 30S ribosomal protein S13 has product MARIAGVDIPRDKRVVISLTYVFGIGRTTAEKILAEAGVSEETRVRDLTEDELGRIRDIIDRIKVEGDLRREVSLNIKRLMEIGSYRGLRHRRGLPVRGQNSKNNARTRKGPRRTVANKKK; this is encoded by the coding sequence ATGGCACGTATCGCAGGTGTAGATATTCCTCGTGACAAACGCGTTGTTATTTCTTTAACTTACGTATTCGGCATTGGTCGTACTACTGCTGAAAAAATTCTTGCTGAAGCTGGTGTTTCTGAAGAAACACGAGTTCGTGACTTAACGGAAGATGAATTAGGACGTATCCGTGATATCATCGATCGTATCAAAGTTGAAGGTGATCTTCGTCGTGAAGTATCTCTTAACATTAAACGTCTAATGGAGATCGGTTCTTACCGTGGTCTTCGTCACCGTCGTGGTTTACCAGTTCGTGGTCAAAACTCTAAAAACAATGCTCGTACACGTAAAGGTCCACGTCGTACAGTAGCAAATAAAAAGAAATAA
- the rpsK gene encoding 30S ribosomal protein S11: MARKTNTRKKRVKKNIETGVAHIRSTFNNTIVTLTDTHGNAISWSSAGALGFRGSRKSTPFAAQMAAETAAKAAMEHGLKSLEVTVKGPGAGREAAIRALQAAGLEVTAIRDVTPVPHNGCRPPKRRRV, from the coding sequence ATGGCACGTAAAACAAACACTCGTAAAAAACGTGTGAAAAAGAATATTGAGACTGGTGTAGCTCATATTCGTTCTACTTTCAATAACACAATCGTAACACTTACAGATACTCATGGTAACGCAATTTCTTGGTCTAGTGCTGGTGCACTTGGTTTCCGTGGATCTCGTAAATCTACTCCATTCGCTGCGCAAATGGCTGCTGAAACTGCTGCTAAAGCTGCAATGGAGCACGGTTTAAAATCTTTAGAGGTTACTGTAAAAGGTCCTGGTGCTGGTCGTGAAGCAGCAATTCGTGCTCTTCAAGCTGCAGGTCTAGAAGTAACAGCAATTAGAGATGTTACTCCAGTTCCTCATAATGGATGTCGTCCACCAAAACGTCGTCGTGTATAA
- a CDS encoding DNA-directed RNA polymerase subunit alpha, giving the protein MIEIEKPKIETVELNEDAKYGKFVIEPLERGYGTTLGNSLRRILLSSLPGAAVTAIQIDGVLHEFSTVEGVVEDVTTIILNLKKLALKIYSDEEKTLEIDVQGEGIVTAADITHDSDVEILNPDLYIATLAKDAHFRVRLTAKRGRGYTPADANKSEDQPIGVIPIDSIYTPVSRVTYQVEKTRVGQVANYDKLTLDVWTDGSIGPKEAISLGAKILTEHLNIFVGLTDEAQNAEIMVEKEEDQKEKVLEMTIEELDLSVRSYNCLKRAGINTVQELANKTEEDMMKVRNLGRKSLEEVKHKLEELGLGLRKDD; this is encoded by the coding sequence ATGATTGAAATTGAAAAACCGAAAATCGAAACGGTTGAACTTAACGAAGATGCTAAGTATGGTAAATTCGTAATTGAACCGCTTGAGCGTGGGTATGGTACTACTTTGGGTAACTCCTTACGTCGTATTCTTTTATCCTCACTCCCTGGTGCCGCTGTAACTGCTATCCAAATCGATGGCGTATTACACGAATTTTCAACAGTTGAGGGCGTAGTAGAGGACGTTACAACGATCATCTTAAACTTGAAAAAGTTAGCTCTTAAAATTTACTCTGACGAAGAGAAGACGTTGGAAATCGACGTACAGGGCGAAGGTATTGTCACAGCTGCTGATATTACTCACGATAGTGATGTTGAGATCTTAAATCCAGATTTATACATTGCGACGTTAGCAAAGGATGCGCATTTCCGCGTGCGTTTAACTGCAAAGCGTGGCCGTGGGTATACGCCAGCTGATGCAAATAAAAGCGAAGATCAACCAATAGGAGTTATTCCTATTGATTCTATTTATACTCCAGTGTCACGTGTAACTTACCAAGTGGAAAAGACACGTGTTGGACAAGTGGCAAATTATGATAAGCTTACGCTTGATGTATGGACGGATGGAAGCATCGGGCCAAAAGAAGCTATCTCTTTAGGAGCCAAAATCTTAACAGAGCATTTAAATATCTTTGTTGGTTTAACTGATGAAGCACAAAATGCTGAGATTATGGTTGAGAAGGAAGAAGATCAAAAAGAAAAAGTTCTTGAAATGACTATTGAAGAACTTGATCTTTCTGTTCGTTCTTATAATTGCTTAAAACGTGCAGGAATTAATACTGTACAAGAGCTTGCGAATAAAACAGAAGAAGATATGATGAAAGTTCGTAACTTAGGACGTAAATCCTTAGAAGAAGTTAAGCATAAACTTGAAGAATTAGGTTTAGGTTTACGTAAAGACGACTGA
- the rplQ gene encoding 50S ribosomal protein L17, with protein sequence MAYRKLGRTSAQRKAMLRDLATDLIINERIQTTETRAKELRSVVEKMITLGKRGDLHARRQAAAFIRNEVANAETGQDALQKLFADVAPRYAERQGGYTRIAKIGPRRGDAAPMVIIELV encoded by the coding sequence ATGGCATACAGAAAATTAGGCCGTACAAGTGCGCAACGTAAAGCTATGTTACGTGACTTAGCTACTGATTTAATTATCAATGAGCGCATTCAAACGACAGAGACTCGTGCAAAAGAACTTCGTTCTGTAGTGGAAAAAATGATCACTTTAGGTAAACGCGGAGATCTTCATGCTCGTCGTCAAGCAGCAGCTTTCATTCGTAATGAAGTTGCTAACGCTGAGACTGGTCAAGATGCACTTCAAAAACTTTTCGCTGATGTAGCTCCACGCTATGCTGAGCGTCAAGGCGGATACACTCGTATTGCAAAAATTGGTCCACGTCGTGGAGACGCAGCACCAATGGTAATTATCGAGTTAGTATAA
- a CDS encoding energy-coupling factor ABC transporter ATP-binding protein: MKREKLRVQNVSFQYPGATAYALKDVSFSLNEGEWVSVIGQNGSGKSTLAKLLNGLFLPESGTITVNGTMALSEETVWDIRKQIGMVFQNPDNQFVGTTVQDDVVFGLENIGMPREQMVERMKQALHLVRMEEFLHEEPHSLSGGQKQRVAIAGILALQPSILILDEATSMLDPKGRVEVVETVRQLVDEKGITVLSITHDLEEAAQSDRIIVLNKGEILEEGTPQKIFKSSHMLKEIGLDVPFSVKIAELLKRSEIPLQNTHLTMESLVNELWRLHSKR, from the coding sequence TTGAAAAGAGAGAAACTTCGTGTGCAAAATGTATCATTTCAATATCCTGGGGCGACTGCTTATGCGTTAAAAGATGTATCCTTTTCTCTCAATGAGGGAGAATGGGTGTCTGTCATTGGACAAAATGGTTCAGGAAAATCTACTCTTGCAAAACTACTAAATGGCTTGTTTTTACCGGAATCAGGTACGATTACAGTAAATGGTACAATGGCTTTATCTGAGGAAACAGTATGGGACATTCGAAAGCAAATTGGTATGGTTTTTCAAAATCCAGACAATCAATTTGTAGGTACAACAGTGCAAGATGACGTTGTATTTGGGCTTGAGAATATTGGTATGCCTAGAGAACAGATGGTAGAACGAATGAAACAGGCATTGCATTTAGTTAGAATGGAAGAGTTCTTGCATGAGGAGCCGCATTCATTATCTGGTGGTCAAAAGCAACGTGTTGCAATAGCGGGAATTTTAGCTCTTCAGCCATCGATTTTAATATTGGATGAGGCAACATCAATGTTGGACCCAAAAGGACGCGTTGAAGTTGTTGAGACTGTGAGACAGCTTGTGGATGAAAAGGGAATTACAGTTTTATCTATTACACATGATTTAGAAGAAGCTGCACAGTCGGATCGTATTATTGTTTTAAACAAGGGAGAAATATTAGAGGAAGGGACACCACAAAAAATTTTTAAATCGTCTCATATGCTCAAGGAAATTGGTTTAGATGTACCTTTTTCAGTAAAAATAGCAGAATTATTAAAAAGAAGTGAAATTCCACTGCAAAACACGCATCTTACAATGGAAAGTTTGGTGAACGAACTTTGGAGATTACATTCCAAAAGGTAG
- a CDS encoding energy-coupling factor ABC transporter ATP-binding protein: MEITFQKVEHRYQYKTPFERRALYDVDVSFPSGGYYAIIGHTGSGKSTMIQHLNGLLQPTHGTVRIGEHMISSQKKAKKLKPLRKKVGVVFQFPEHQLFEETVEKDICFGPSNFGVSEAEAKKKAKYAIELVGLDPELLARSPFELSGGQMRRVAIAGVLAMEPEVLVLDEPTAGLDPKGQHELMEMFYTLHKEKGLTVILVTHNMEDAAKYADQIVVMHKGTVFLQGRAEEVFSHANELEQIGVDLPMSLKYKRAIEEKFGISIPKATLSLEDLTHEVVQVLRKGGHESCSS; encoded by the coding sequence TTGGAGATTACATTCCAAAAGGTAGAACATCGTTATCAATATAAGACTCCCTTTGAAAGACGCGCGCTTTATGATGTAGACGTGTCATTTCCAAGTGGGGGATACTATGCGATTATCGGTCATACTGGTTCTGGTAAATCAACGATGATTCAACATTTAAATGGCTTGTTGCAGCCAACACATGGTACAGTTCGAATTGGGGAACATATGATTTCATCTCAAAAAAAAGCTAAAAAACTCAAGCCGCTACGCAAAAAAGTAGGGGTTGTCTTTCAGTTTCCAGAACATCAGTTATTTGAGGAAACAGTTGAGAAGGATATTTGTTTTGGTCCTTCAAATTTTGGCGTATCGGAAGCAGAAGCAAAGAAAAAGGCAAAATATGCGATCGAACTTGTTGGACTGGATCCAGAATTATTAGCACGTTCTCCATTTGAATTAAGCGGTGGACAAATGAGACGCGTTGCAATAGCAGGTGTACTTGCGATGGAACCAGAAGTACTTGTATTAGACGAACCCACAGCAGGACTTGATCCGAAAGGGCAGCATGAGCTTATGGAGATGTTTTATACACTTCATAAGGAGAAGGGACTGACAGTCATTCTTGTTACTCATAATATGGAGGATGCTGCAAAATACGCAGATCAAATCGTGGTTATGCATAAAGGAACGGTCTTTTTGCAAGGAAGAGCGGAGGAAGTATTTTCACATGCAAATGAATTAGAGCAAATCGGTGTGGATCTTCCAATGTCTTTAAAGTATAAACGTGCAATTGAAGAGAAGTTTGGTATTTCGATTCCAAAGGCTACCTTATCTTTAGAGGATCTTACTCATGAAGTTGTACAGGTATTACGAAAAGGTGGTCATGAATCATGCAGCAGTTGA
- a CDS encoding energy-coupling factor transporter transmembrane component T family protein, giving the protein MQQLIIGRYIPGKSLIHQLDPRTKLLIVFLYVFVVFLANNAISYGFLFLYALIALFFAKVPIRYVLSGLKPILWIFLFAFFLHIFTNKEGDVLLQLGWFSIYEKGLEQGIYISIRFVVIILMTTLLTLTTTPIEITDGMETLLKPLKRLKVPVHEIALMMSISLRFIPTLMDETSKIMKAQASRGIDFAGGPIKDRLKAIISLLVPLFISAFKRAEDLAIAMEARGYQSGEGRTKFRQLRWKTSDTVTLISLFCLACILVWVRS; this is encoded by the coding sequence ATGCAGCAGTTGATTATTGGGAGATATATTCCAGGCAAGTCACTCATTCATCAACTTGATCCGCGTACGAAGCTATTAATTGTTTTTCTGTATGTATTTGTTGTCTTTTTAGCAAATAATGCGATTTCATATGGATTTTTATTCTTGTATGCACTCATTGCTTTATTTTTTGCAAAAGTGCCGATTCGTTATGTACTTTCGGGCTTAAAACCAATTTTATGGATTTTTCTTTTCGCATTTTTCTTGCATATTTTTACAAATAAAGAAGGAGATGTACTACTTCAGCTTGGTTGGTTTTCAATATATGAAAAAGGTTTAGAGCAAGGGATATATATTTCAATACGCTTTGTTGTCATTATTTTAATGACAACTTTACTAACGTTAACGACTACACCTATTGAGATTACAGATGGGATGGAAACATTATTAAAGCCATTGAAGCGTCTTAAAGTTCCTGTTCATGAAATTGCATTAATGATGTCTATTTCTCTCCGATTTATTCCAACATTGATGGATGAGACGAGTAAAATTATGAAAGCACAAGCATCCCGTGGTATTGACTTTGCTGGTGGTCCGATAAAAGATCGGTTAAAAGCAATTATTTCTTTACTTGTTCCTCTTTTTATTAGTGCCTTTAAGCGTGCTGAAGATTTAGCTATCGCAATGGAAGCTCGTGGGTATCAAAGTGGTGAGGGACGTACGAAATTTAGGCAACTACGCTGGAAAACAAGTGATACTGTAACATTAATAAGCTTATTTTGCTTGGCGTGTATTCTAGTATGGGTAAGATCATAA
- the truA gene encoding tRNA pseudouridine(38-40) synthase TruA, with the protein MERIKCTVAYDGINFCGYQIQPQHRTVQQEIEKALQKLHKGELVRVQASGRTDSTVHAKGQVIHFDTPLSLEEWQWGNALNTLLPDDIVIVQVEKKTEEFHARYGVVKKEYRYRVLLSKTADVFRRNYVYQYPYPIDIQLIRKAIPYFIGTHDFTSFCSAKTDKKDKVRTIYEIDLFEQGDELVFRFVGNGFLYNMVRIIVGTLLSVGQGKVDPDSIPEILAKQDRRFAGKMVPGHGLYLWQVNYNN; encoded by the coding sequence ATGGAAAGAATAAAGTGTACAGTTGCATATGATGGGATTAACTTTTGTGGATATCAAATCCAACCGCAGCATCGTACTGTGCAACAAGAAATTGAAAAGGCTTTGCAAAAGTTGCACAAAGGAGAACTTGTTCGTGTACAGGCGTCAGGAAGAACAGACTCTACTGTTCATGCAAAAGGACAAGTAATTCATTTTGATACACCATTGTCTCTTGAAGAATGGCAGTGGGGGAACGCTTTAAATACATTATTGCCAGACGATATTGTAATTGTACAAGTAGAGAAGAAAACGGAAGAGTTCCATGCGCGTTATGGCGTTGTAAAAAAGGAATATCGTTACCGTGTATTATTATCTAAAACGGCGGATGTATTCCGTAGAAATTATGTATATCAGTATCCATATCCAATTGATATTCAATTGATAAGAAAAGCTATCCCTTATTTTATCGGGACACATGATTTCACATCATTTTGTTCGGCGAAGACTGATAAAAAAGATAAAGTGCGAACAATTTATGAGATAGATTTATTCGAACAAGGTGATGAATTGGTTTTTCGCTTTGTTGGTAATGGTTTTTTATATAATATGGTTAGAATCATTGTCGGAACGCTACTTAGCGTAGGGCAAGGAAAGGTTGATCCAGATAGTATTCCAGAGATTTTAGCTAAGCAAGATCGACGCTTTGCGGGAAAGATGGTACCAGGTCATGGTCTTTATTTATGGCAGGTAAACTATAACAACTAA
- the rplM gene encoding 50S ribosomal protein L13 translates to MRTTFMAKANEVERKWYVVDAEGQTLGRLASEVASILRGKHKPTFTPHVDTGDHVIIINAEKVHLTGNKLNDKIYYRHTQHPGGLKQRTALEMRTNYPVQMLELAIKGMLPKGRLGRQMSKKLNVYAGAEHPHQAQKPEVYELRG, encoded by the coding sequence ATGCGTACAACTTTTATGGCAAAAGCTAACGAAGTTGAGCGTAAATGGTATGTGGTTGACGCTGAAGGTCAAACTTTAGGTCGCCTTGCTAGTGAAGTAGCATCCATTTTACGTGGTAAACACAAACCAACATTTACACCACACGTTGACACTGGTGATCATGTAATTATTATTAACGCTGAGAAAGTTCACTTAACAGGTAATAAATTAAACGATAAAATTTACTACCGTCACACTCAACATCCAGGTGGACTTAAGCAAAGAACAGCTCTAGAAATGCGTACAAACTATCCTGTACAAATGTTAGAGCTTGCAATTAAAGGCATGCTTCCAAAAGGACGCCTAGGACGTCAAATGTCTAAGAAATTAAACGTGTATGCTGGAGCTGAGCATCCACATCAAGCACAAAAACCAGAAGTTTACGAACTTCGCGGATAA
- the rpsI gene encoding 30S ribosomal protein S9, translating to MAQVQYYGTGRRKSSVARVRLVPGEGRVIINGRDFENYIPFAALREVVKQPLVATETLGNYDVLVNVNGGGYTGQAGAIRHGIARALLKADPEYRLTLKRAGLLTRDARMKERKKYGLKGARRAPQFSKR from the coding sequence TTGGCACAGGTTCAATACTATGGTACTGGACGTCGTAAGAGTTCAGTAGCACGCGTACGCCTAGTTCCAGGCGAAGGACGCGTTATCATTAACGGTCGTGATTTTGAAAACTACATTCCATTTGCTGCATTACGTGAAGTAGTAAAACAACCTTTAGTTGCAACAGAAACTTTAGGTAACTACGATGTACTTGTAAACGTAAATGGTGGTGGATACACTGGTCAAGCTGGTGCAATCCGTCACGGTATCGCTCGCGCTTTACTAAAAGCTGATCCAGAATATCGTTTAACATTAAAACGTGCAGGTCTATTAACTCGTGACGCACGTATGAAAGAGCGTAAAAAATACGGTCTTAAAGGCGCACGTCGTGCACCTCAGTTCTCAAAACGTTAA
- a CDS encoding DUF2521 family protein, with protein MNVIVGLQERQKEKQLRYERKMLRELSLKSLRSNIHDAFHRQEFHRQYEDYCIELGIESYLLGARYSKFGYYGESFFDVKDRSLEEEQQLTEMLFLFLMNMTMREEVEDKNLLYKSCEQFISAWWREGYEKGERRYRLKLY; from the coding sequence ATGAATGTCATTGTTGGTTTGCAAGAAAGACAAAAAGAAAAACAATTAAGGTATGAACGTAAGATGTTAAGAGAACTTTCACTAAAATCGTTGCGTTCCAATATTCATGATGCTTTTCATAGACAGGAGTTTCATCGGCAATATGAGGATTATTGTATTGAATTAGGAATTGAGTCGTATTTGCTAGGTGCAAGGTATAGTAAATTTGGTTATTATGGTGAATCTTTTTTTGATGTGAAAGATAGATCTTTAGAAGAAGAACAGCAGTTAACAGAAATGTTATTTCTTTTTTTAATGAATATGACGATGCGAGAAGAAGTAGAAGATAAGAATTTGCTTTATAAATCTTGTGAGCAATTTATTAGTGCCTGGTGGCGAGAAGGCTACGAGAAAGGTGAAAGAAGATATCGTTTAAAGTTGTATTAA